One segment of Myotis daubentonii chromosome 11, mMyoDau2.1, whole genome shotgun sequence DNA contains the following:
- the C8G gene encoding complement component C8 gamma chain: MLPPRTALLWTLVLAAGFLGLGARRPPQRPSPISAIQPKAGFDAQQFAGTWFLVAVASSCRFLQEQGHRAEATAVKVAPQGAAMAVNTFQKLDGICWQVRQLYRDTKVPGRFLLRARGARGDVHVVVGETDYQSFAILYLERAQRLSVKLYARSLPMDDLVVSKFEQSVQGANMTEDHILYFPKYGFCEAADQFHVLDEVKR, encoded by the exons ATGCTGCCGCCCAGGACTGCCCTCCTCTGGACTCTGGTCCTGGCTGCTGGCTTCCTGGGTCTGGGGGCTCGGAGGCCCCCCCAGCGCCCGTCCCCCATCAGCGCCATCCAGCCCAAGGCTGGCTTCGACGCCCAGCAG TTTGCAGGGACTTGGTTCCTCGTGGCTGTGGCCTCCTCCTGTCgcttcctgcaggagcagggccaCCGTGCCGAGGCCACCGCAGTGAAGGTGGCGCCCCAGGGTGCCGCCATGGCTGTCAACACCTTCCAGAAGCT GGATGGCATCTGCTGGCAGGTTCGGCAGCTCTACAGAGACACGAAGGTCCCAGGCCGCTTCCTGCTCCGAG CTCGAGGCGCGAGGGGAGATGTGCACGTGGTCGTCGGGGAGACGGACTACCAGAGCTTCGCCATCCTGTACCTGGAGCGGGCGCAGCGGCTGTCGGTGAAGCTGTACG CCCGCTCGCTCCCCATGGACGACTTGGTCGTGAGTAAGTTTGAGCAGAGTGTCCAGGGGGCCAACATGACGGAGGACCACATCTTGTACTTCCCCAAATATG GTTTCTGTGAGGCCGCTGACCAGTTCCATGTCCTGGACG AGGTCAAGAGGTga
- the FBXW5 gene encoding F-box/WD repeat-containing protein 5, with the protein MDEGGTPLLPDCLVYQIFLSLGPADVLAAGLVCRQWQAVSRDEFLWREQFYRYYQVARDVPRHPAASSWYEEFRRLYDTVPCVEVQTLREHTDQVLHLSFSHSGYQFASCSKDCTVKIWNNDLTISLLHSADMRPYNWSYTQFSQFNQDDSLLLASGVFLGPHNSSSGEIAVISLDTFVLLSRVRNKPYDVFGCWLTETSLISGNLHRIGDVTSCSVLWLNNAFQDVESENVNVVKRLFKIQNLNASTIRTVMVADCGRFDSPDLLLDTSAPPGRVFDLSSDGVDDEEEAAGPAPRRTEEGWRRLLGGLLDARAQPPLAERMLETKVAELLAQGRTKPPEGHAACAQHKLLIFTTGCLTYSPHQIGIKHILPHQMTTAGPVLGEGRGSDAFFDALDHVIDVHGHIVGMGLSPDHRYLYVNSRAWPSGSVVADPMQPPPIAEEIDLLVFDLKTMREVKRALRAHRAYTPNDECFFIFLDVSRDFVASGAEDRHGYVWDRHYNICLAKLRHQDVVNSVVFSPQEQELLLTASDDATIKAWRSPRTVRILQAPRPRPFFSWFASQRR; encoded by the exons ATGGACGAGGGGGGCACACCCCTGCTCCCCGACTGCCTGGTCTACCAGATCTTCCTGAGCCTGGGCCCCGCGGACGTGCTGGCCGCCGGGCTGGTGTGTCGCCAGTGGCAGGCCGTGTCCCGAGACGAGTTCCTCTGGAGGGAGCAGTTCTACCGCTACTACCAGGTGGCCCGCGATGTGCCCCGACACCCAG CGGCCTCATCCTGGTACGAGGAGTTCCGGCGGCTCTATGACACGGTGCCCTGCGTGGAGGTGCAGACGCTCCGGGAGCACACGGACCAGGTCCTGCACCTCAGCTTCTCCCACTCGGGCTACCAGTTTGCGTCCTGTTCCAAAGACTGCACCGTGAAG ATCTGGAACAACGACCTGACCATCTCGCTGCTGCACAGCGCGGACATGCGGCCCTACAACTGGAGCTACACGCAGTTCTCCCAGTTCAACCAGGACGACTCGCTGCTGCTCGCCTCGGGGGTGTTCCTGGGGCCCCACAACTCCTCCTCCGGGGAGATTGCGGTCATCAGCCTAG ACACCTTCGTGCTGCTGTCCCGAGTGCGCAACAAGCCCTACGACGTGTTCGGCTGCTGGCTCACCGAGACCAGCCTCATCTCTGGCAACCTGCACCGCATCGGGGACGTCACCTCCTGCTCCGTGCTCTGGCTCAACAACGCCTTCCAG gatGTTGAGTCTGAGAACGTCAACGTGGTGAAGCGGCTCTTTAAGATTCAGAACCTCAACGCCAGCACCATCCGCACGGTGATGGTGGCCGACTGCGGCCGCTTTGACAGCCCTGACCTCCTGCTGGACACCAGCGCGCCCCCGGGCCGCGTCTTTGACCTGAGCAGTGATGGTGTCGACGACGAGGAGGAGGCAGCGGGCCCGGCCCCGCGGCGCACCGAGGAGGGCTGGCGGCGCCTCCTGGGCGGGCTCCTGGACGCCCGGGCTCAGCCGCCGCTGGCGGAGCGCATGCTGGAGACCAAGGTGGCGGAGCTGCTGGCCCAGGGCCGCACCAAGCCCCCCGAGGGCCATGCGGCCTGCGCCCAGCACAAGCTCCTCATCTTCACCACCGGCTGCCTCACCTACTCCCCGCACCAGATCGGCATCAAGCATATCCTGCCGCACCAGATGACCACGGCGGGGCCAGTGCTGGGCGAGGGGCGAGGCTCCGACGCCTTCTTTGATGCCCTGGACCACGTGATCGACGTGCACGGGCACATCGTTGGCATGGGCCTGTCCCCCGACCACAG GTACTTGTACGTGAACAGCCGCGCCTGGCCCAGCGGCTCTGTGGTGGCCGACCCCATGCAGCCGCCGCCCATCGCCGAGGAGATCGACCTGCTGGTGTTTGACCTCAAGACCATGCGGGAGGTGAAGCGGGCCCTGCGCGCCCACCGCGCCTACACGCCCAACGACGAGTGCTTCTTCATCTTCCTGGACGTGAGCCGGGACTTCGTGGCCAG TGGGGCTGAGGACCGGCACGGCTACGTCTGGGACCGCCACTACAACATCTGCCTGGCCAAGCTGCGGCACCAGGACGTCGTCAACTCCGTGGTGTTCAGCCCCCAGGAGCAGGAGCTCCTGCTGACAGCCAGCGACGACGCCACCATCAAGGCCTGGCGCTCGCCCCGCACCGTGCGCATCCTCCAGgccccccgcccgcgcccctTCTTCTCCTGGTTCGCCAGCCAGAGGCGCTGA